A single region of the Streptomyces vilmorinianum genome encodes:
- the cseC gene encoding two-component system sensor histidine kinase CseC: protein MKPLALRTGVRWKIAVAIAAVGALIAVTLSLVVHNSARVSMLDNAREVQMERLLFAQRLYESSKPKEPRFGTKINDPMLPPQLDQLMQDKRRGTFVQEHRHGGPPDVWAAVPLANGDVLSLHIPFADRSATIMKDLDRALIIGSVSVVFGGCALGVLIGGQLSRRLRKAAAAAGRVAQGNTEVRVRDAIGGVVRDETDELARAVDALTDALQERIEAERRVTADIAHELRTPVTGLLTAAELLPPGRPSELVRDRAQAMRTLVEDVLEVARLDSASERAELQEVALGEFVERRVRALDPEAVVRVVHESWVNTDPRRLERILGNLLANAARYGKPPVEVTVEGRVVRVRDHGPGFPEALLREGPSRFRTGASDRAGQGHGLGLTIAAGQARVLGARLTFRNAAPEGTPEGAGGAIAVLWLPDHAPTNTGSFPMIKFAD, encoded by the coding sequence GTGAAGCCGCTCGCCCTCCGCACGGGAGTCCGCTGGAAGATCGCCGTCGCCATCGCGGCCGTCGGCGCGCTCATCGCGGTCACCCTCAGCCTCGTCGTGCACAACTCGGCGCGCGTCTCGATGCTGGACAACGCGCGCGAGGTGCAGATGGAGCGGCTCCTCTTCGCCCAGCGGCTGTACGAGAGCTCCAAGCCGAAGGAGCCCCGCTTCGGCACCAAGATCAACGACCCGATGTTGCCGCCGCAGCTGGACCAGCTCATGCAGGACAAGCGGCGCGGCACGTTCGTGCAGGAGCACCGCCACGGCGGCCCGCCCGATGTCTGGGCGGCCGTGCCGCTCGCCAACGGGGACGTGCTGTCCCTGCACATCCCGTTCGCCGACCGCAGCGCGACGATCATGAAGGATCTCGACCGGGCCCTGATCATCGGCTCCGTGTCGGTGGTCTTCGGCGGCTGCGCGCTCGGCGTGCTGATCGGCGGCCAGCTCTCGCGCCGGCTGCGGAAGGCCGCCGCGGCGGCCGGCAGGGTCGCGCAGGGCAATACGGAGGTACGGGTACGGGACGCGATCGGCGGAGTCGTACGCGACGAGACCGACGAGCTGGCCCGCGCGGTGGACGCCCTGACCGACGCCCTGCAGGAACGGATCGAGGCCGAGCGCCGGGTCACCGCCGACATCGCGCACGAGCTGCGCACCCCGGTGACCGGCCTGCTCACGGCGGCGGAGCTGCTGCCGCCGGGGCGCCCGAGCGAGCTCGTACGGGACCGGGCGCAGGCCATGCGGACCCTGGTCGAGGACGTGCTCGAGGTCGCCCGGCTCGACAGCGCGTCGGAGCGGGCCGAGCTCCAGGAGGTCGCGCTCGGCGAGTTCGTCGAGCGGCGGGTACGGGCGCTCGACCCGGAGGCGGTCGTGCGCGTCGTCCACGAGTCGTGGGTGAACACCGACCCGAGGCGCCTGGAGCGGATCCTGGGCAACCTCCTGGCGAACGCGGCGAGGTACGGCAAGCCGCCCGTCGAGGTCACGGTCGAGGGCCGGGTGGTACGCGTCCGGGACCACGGCCCCGGCTTCCCCGAGGCGCTGCTCCGCGAGGGCCCGAGCCGGTTCCGTACGGGAGCGAGCGACCGGGCGGGGCAGGGCCACGGGCTCGGCCTGACGATCGCGGCGGGCCAGGCGCGGGTCCTCGGGGCCCGGCTGACCTTCCGTAACGCGGCGCCCGAGGGCACCCCGGAGGGGGCGGGCGGCGCGATCGCGGTGCTCTGGCTCCCGGACCACGCCCCGACGAACACCGGCAGCTTCCCGATGATCAAGTTCGCGGACTGA
- the cseB gene encoding two-component system response regulator CseB: MAETHVLFVEDDDVIREATQLALERDGFAVTAVPDGLAGLEAFRADRPDIALLDVMLPGMDGVSLCRRIRDESTVPVIMLSARADSIDVVLGLEAGADDYVTKPFDGAVLMARIRAVLRRFGHASGAAAGEAGQEEGPGGGVLVFGDLEIDTDGMEVRRGGAPVALTPTEMRLLLEFSSAPGTVLSRDKLLERVWDYGWGGDTRVVDVHVQRLRTKIGQDRIETVRGFGYKLRG, encoded by the coding sequence ATGGCCGAGACCCATGTGCTGTTCGTCGAGGACGACGACGTCATCCGCGAGGCCACCCAGCTCGCACTGGAGCGGGACGGCTTCGCGGTGACCGCCGTGCCCGACGGGCTGGCCGGTCTGGAGGCGTTCCGGGCGGACCGGCCCGACATCGCGCTGCTCGACGTGATGCTGCCGGGGATGGACGGCGTCAGTCTCTGCCGCCGGATCCGCGACGAGTCGACCGTGCCCGTGATCATGCTGTCCGCGCGCGCCGACTCCATCGACGTCGTCCTGGGCCTGGAGGCCGGGGCCGACGACTACGTCACCAAGCCCTTCGACGGCGCGGTGCTCATGGCCCGCATCCGTGCGGTGCTGCGCCGCTTCGGACACGCGAGCGGGGCGGCGGCCGGCGAGGCCGGGCAGGAGGAGGGCCCCGGGGGCGGGGTGCTGGTCTTCGGCGACCTGGAGATCGACACCGACGGCATGGAGGTCCGCCGGGGCGGTGCGCCGGTCGCGCTGACCCCGACGGAGATGCGGCTGCTGCTGGAGTTCTCCTCCGCGCCGGGCACGGTCCTGTCGCGGGACAAGCTCCTGGAGCGGGTCTGGGACTACGGCTGGGGCGGCGACACCCGAGTGGTGGACGTCCACGTCCAGCGGCTGCGCACCAAGATCGGCCAGGACCGGATCGAGACGGTCCGCGGCTTCGGTTACAAGCTCAGGGGATGA